The segment CCGGCAAGGAGGGGTACGCCGATCGCGACCGGCGGCCAGAGCCGGAAGGAGACGGTGTCGTCGCTCAGTAGTCGTCGTCCTCCGGCGGCTCGGGCTCGCGGGTGATGTGCATGGCCGCCTCCTCGGCGGAGGCGCCGGCGCCGTCGATGCCGACGTCGTGGGCGAGCTCCTGCTTGTCGACGTCCTCCCCCATCCCGGAGTCGGGCGCGACCAGTCGGCCGGTCCGCTCGTCGGCCTCGTCGAGGCCGAGCTGCTCGTCGAGGGCGTTCTCGTCCTCGCGGTCGTCGTCGCGGTCGTCCTCGGCGTAGGGGTCGACGTCGGGCTCCTCCTCGGCGAGCTTCTCGTCGAGGGACTCCCCCTGCCGGCGCTCGGCCTCGGTCGGGTAGTCCTCGTAGCCCTTCGGCGCCCGGTCGGGCGGCGAGTAGCCCCGGTCGAGCACGTCCTCGAGGTCGCCGTCGTCCAGCGTGTCACCCGGCTGGAGCTGGTCCTCGTCGTCGATGGACATGTCGAGATAGGTCTCGCGTTCCTCGCTCATGCCTACAGGCCTACCGGAGCAGACCGGCCCGGACAAGGGCCGAGCGTCCTGTCAGCCGAGCTCGCGCTCCAGCGCGTCGGTGAGCAGGGCGACCAGGGCCTCGGTCTGGATGTTGGCCGAGGACCCGACTGCCTCGTCGGAGCCGTCGAGCGCGCGGGCGGCCAGGCCGGCCTTGGAGTCGATCAGCTCGGCGATGCGGGTGTCGATGGTCTGCGCGGCGATGATGCGCCACGCGGTCACCGGGTCGCTCTGGCCGATGCGGTGCACGCGATCGATCGCCTGGGTCTGCTCGGCGTCGGTCCACGACAGCTCCGAGAGCACGACGTTGGACGCGACCTGCAGGTTGACGCCGACGCCGGCGGCGGCCAGCGAGCAGACGATGACCTGGACCTCGGGGTCGTTGACGAACGACTCGATGGCCCGCTCGCGGGCGCGCGGGGTCTGGTCGCCGCGGATCGAGGTGTGCTTGAGGCCGCGGCGGGTGAAGGTCTCCTCCGCGATGTCCATGACGTCGACGTGGCGGGCGAAGAACACCACCTTGCCGACGTTGCGCGCGAGCTGGGCGGCGTAGTCGGCGGAGAGGCCGGCCTTGGCGCGCCCGATCCGGCGGAACATCGAGAAGACGTTCTCGCCGCCCGTGCCCTGGTCCATCTCCTCGCGCTCCCACGTCGCGACGCGGCGGACGAGCTCGTGGTCGATCCCGTCGACGACGGAGCCCGTACGACGGGTCTCCAGCGCGGCCCGGTAGCGCTGGACCAGTCGCCGGGCGAGGTCCTCCTCGGCCGCCCGGATCGAGCGGGTGTCCTCGTCGTCGAGCTCGACCGGGATGTCGGCGATGCGGCGGGCCGGGATGTCCTCGGCGACGTCGACCTTGCGACGCCGCACGATGCCCATGTCGATGACGGCCTTGCGCGCCGCGGGGTAGAACGCGTGGTCCGCGGGAGTCAGGTCGGTCTCCTCCAGCGACTCCATCAGCCGCGCCAGCGGCTTGGTGTCGTCGACCCAGCCGAGGAACTGCCAGATCGCGCGGAAGTCCTCGATGTCGTTGATCAGCGGGGTGCCGGTCAGCGCCATCAGCAGCGGGCGGGCGGTCCGGGCGCGGAGCCGCTCGGAGAGCTCGAGCACGTGACGCGAGCGCTGTGACGTCTTGTTCTTGATGAAGTGGGCCTCGTCGACCACCATGCTGCGGAAGCCGAACGAGCCCAGCCAGCCGGCGTGCCGGTCCAGGATCTCGTAGTTGACGATGATGACGTCGGCGAAGG is part of the Nocardioides cavernae genome and harbors:
- a CDS encoding DUF5709 domain-containing protein, producing MSEERETYLDMSIDDEDQLQPGDTLDDGDLEDVLDRGYSPPDRAPKGYEDYPTEAERRQGESLDEKLAEEEPDVDPYAEDDRDDDREDENALDEQLGLDEADERTGRLVAPDSGMGEDVDKQELAHDVGIDGAGASAEEAAMHITREPEPPEDDDY
- a CDS encoding DEAD/DEAH box helicase, giving the protein MAQRQRQRGSRRTPAHARHKDNEGIVPVLARAVRELESAVQRGPLAPGQRVRFQVVALLVREHRTDVRASAELTDAQKADELKRLDGIATILAKTATRDPSLFGLLSEESVVTDSARDLRLEMLRKAGVEVAPEEPKPDDEAGPGLGERRVVPQSVLQHQLANPFLVPDFGIGRERRSVHGRLSSWELLGPLFRSFELGGSSSCMDLPEATSLNAPGKLELMPHQARMIAAAAEGHRTFLLADEPGLGKTAQALLAAQAADAYPLLVVCPNVVKTNWARETERWTPRRRATVIHGDGGQVDAFADVIIVNYEILDRHAGWLGSFGFRSMVVDEAHFIKNKTSQRSRHVLELSERLRARTARPLLMALTGTPLINDIEDFRAIWQFLGWVDDTKPLARLMESLEETDLTPADHAFYPAARKAVIDMGIVRRRKVDVAEDIPARRIADIPVELDDEDTRSIRAAEEDLARRLVQRYRAALETRRTGSVVDGIDHELVRRVATWEREEMDQGTGGENVFSMFRRIGRAKAGLSADYAAQLARNVGKVVFFARHVDVMDIAEETFTRRGLKHTSIRGDQTPRARERAIESFVNDPEVQVIVCSLAAAGVGVNLQVASNVVLSELSWTDAEQTQAIDRVHRIGQSDPVTAWRIIAAQTIDTRIAELIDSKAGLAARALDGSDEAVGSSANIQTEALVALLTDALERELG